The following proteins come from a genomic window of Lolium rigidum isolate FL_2022 chromosome 5, APGP_CSIRO_Lrig_0.1, whole genome shotgun sequence:
- the LOC124652543 gene encoding WD repeat-containing protein 44-like has translation MTNKDDGEAAVLTEGHDNGVREAASTREDEEEGRSDREHGESFFHCLDRVEPSGAVRAKDIDSDIFLSDDGEEDGLGDDVRVSFATAVGDGLQEEQAELDEEELEEEEDDVSRYDYDMWMAEDDPVPIKERRRRLLQGMGLNSSRDLLRSRNARTMMRNNVPSDIPRGASRRQPHPPGTAPSVPAVKRQHGVLLKRCRSDNRLAAGAFRKPPPLRRVYSVPHSLQGSTVHRALHPAARCQSLPAASKDETGGGENRIGNGDDIAHSLRVNNLDGGKEMVVSGGGQSADGEVNGARTGARLSVGDLEQYVGCPPLVKQLIRRSQSQPVPANKDGGKPPTKMKARWLKNIKLVATAAGLLHEKDRDRPSVLPSAVTMSKSKSAPASASAADRGAATPPPVPSSSSTSERLKVHHSGKSSKDLTGLYMRQEVRAHEGSIWSIKFSTDGRFLATGGEDRVVRVWQVIDADASTSSPELSAAMLLPPLAPTDGGSLASAPGLAAQLSRKVRRGKSGKHVLPEHVVVPDTVFALAEKPECVFEGHVDDVLDLSWSRQSPRLLSSSMDKTVRLWDVEGKSCLKVFAHSDYVTCIQFNPADDGYFISGSLDCKVRIWSVADRQVVDWSDLTDMVTAACYTPDGQAAIVGSHKGCCRFYKTRDCKLNQEAQIDMSISKKRKSQAKKITGFQFAPGNPSEILVTSADSQIRVFNGITVLQKFKGFKNTSSQLSATYSGDGRYVVCASEDSHVYVWRRAGGGIDGGARGGGIGVKAKTWLTSRSYEYFFCRDVSAAVPWPGSPSTSATTASASGRAPDERLSSSVHGGSRRSDDDAPGGGVPLPLRPKSGPMTYMGGQSETLRRGASSKECGGNAWGMVVVTASLGGEIRVYQNFGMPLGIRGQSNRFH, from the exons ATGACCAACaaggacgacggcgaggcggccgTCCTCACCGAGGGTCATGACAATGGAGTCCGGGAGGCGGCGTCGAccagggaagacgaggaggaaggcCGCAGCGACCGGGAGCATGGGGAGTCATTCTTCCATTGCCTCGACCGCGTTGAGCCGTCCGGCGCTGTGCGCGCGAAGGACATCGACTCCGACATTTTCctctccgacgacggcgaggaggatGGCCTCGGCGACGACGTCCGTGTCTCCTTCGCCACCGCTGTCGGTGACGGGCTCCAGGAGGAGCAGGCGGAGCTggacgaggaggagctcgaggaggaggaggacgacgtgtCGAGGTACGACTACGATATGTGGATGGCGGAGGACGACCCGGTGCCCATcaaggagcgccgccgccggctgctccAGGGGATGGGTCTGAACAGCAGCAGAGACCTCCTCCGCAGCCGCAACGccaggacgatgatgaggaacAATGTTCCCTCCGACATCCCGCGCGGCGCGTCCAGGCGGCAACCGCATCCGCCGGGCACCGCACCGTCTGTGCCGGCCGTCAAGCGGCAGCACGGCGTCCTCCTGAAACGGTGCCGGTCCGACAACCGCCTCGCCGCTGGCGCATTCAGaaagccgccgccgcttcgccgcgTGTACTCGGTGCCGCACTCTCTGCAGGGCTCGACCGTGCACAGGGCTCTCCACCCGGCCGCTCGCTGCCAGTCGCTGCCAGCGGCGTCCAAGGACGAAACAGGAGGAGGAGAAAACAGAATAGGTAACGGCGACGACATTGCCCACAGCCTGAGGGTCAACAACCTGGACGGAGGCAAGGAGATGGTCGTGAGCGGCGGCGGCCAGTCGGCTGACGGCGAGGTCAACGGCGCCCGCACCGGAGCGCGGCTGAGCGTAGGCGATCTGGAGCAGTACGTCGGCTGCCCTCCTCTGGTGAAGCAGCTGATCCGGCGCAGCCAGAGCCAGCCGGTGCCGGCGAACAAGGACGGCGGGAAGCCGCCGACGAAGATGAAGGCACGGTGGCTGAAGAACATCAAGCTCGTCGCGACGGCCGCCGGGCTCCTCCACGAGAAGGACAGGGACAGGCCGTCGGTGCTGCCGTCCGCGGTGACCATGTCCAAGTCCaagtcggctccggcgtcggcgtcggcggcggacaGAGGCGCCGCTACACCGCCCCCggtgccgtcgtcgtcgtccacctcCGAGCGGCTCAAGGTGCATCACTCCGGCAAGTCGAGCAAGGACCTGACGGGTCTGTACATGCGGCAGGAGGTGCGCGCGCACGAGGGGTCGATATGGAGCATCAAGTTCAGCACCGACGGCCGGTTCCTCGCCACCGGAGGCGAGGACCGCGTGGTGCGCGTCTGGCAGGTCATTGACGCCGACGCCTCCACCTCGTCGCCTGAGCTGTCCGCAGCCATGCTTCTTCCGCCGCTGGCACCCACCGACGGCGGGTCGCTGGCGTCGGCGCCGGGGCTGGCAGCGCAGCTGTCGAGGAAGGTCCGGCGCGGGAAGAGCGGCAAGCACGTCCTCCCGGAGCACGTGGTGGTGCCGGATACCGTGTTCGCGCTGGCGGAGAAGCCGGAGTGCGTGTTCGAGGGGCACGTGGACGATGTGCTGGACCTGTCGTGGTCGAGGCAGTCACCGAGGTTGTTGTCGTCGTCCATGGACAAGACGGTGCGGCTGTGGGACGTGGAGGGGAAGTCGTGCCTCAAGGTGTTCGCGCACAGCGACTACGTGACGTGCATCCAGTTCAACCCCGCCGACGACGGCTACTTCATCAGCGGCTCGCTGGACTGCAAGGTGCGCATCTGGAGCGTCGCCGACCGGCAGGTCGTCGACTGGAGCGACCTCACCGACATGGTCACCGCCGCATGCTACACCCCCGACGGCCAG GCTGCCATCGTTGGATCACACAAGGGGTGCTGCCGGTTCTACAAGACAAGAG ATTGCAAGCTGAACCAGGAGGCCCAGATCGACATGAGCATATCCAAGAAGCGCAAGTCGCAGGCCAAGAAGATCACCGGATTCCAG TTTGCGCCGGGGAACCCGTCGGAGATCCTGGTGACGTCGGCGGACTCGCAGATCCGGGTGTTCAACGGCATCACGGTGCTCCAGAAGTTCAAAG GGTTCAAGAACACCAGCAGCCAGCTCTCGGCCACCTACTCCGGCGACGGCCGCTACGTGGTGTGCGCCAGCGAGGACTCGCACGTCTACGTCTGGAGGCGCGCGGGCGGCGGCATCGACGGCGGGGCTCGAGGAGGGGGCATCGGCGTCAAGGCCAAGACGTGGCTCACCAGCCGCTCCTACGAGTACTTCTTCTGCAGGGACGTGTCCGCCGCCGTGCCATGGCCCGGGTCGCCCTCCACCTCTGCGACGACGGCGTCGGCATCGGGGCGCGCTCCGGACGAGCGCCTGTCGTCCAGCGTCCACGGCGGCAGCAGAAGgtcggacgacgacgcgccgggAGGCGGGGTGCCGCTGCCGCTGCGTCCCAAGTCCGGGCCGATGACGTACATGGGCGGGCAGTCGGAGACGCTGCGCAGGGGCGCGTCGTCGAAGGAGTGCGGCGGGAACGCTTGGGGAATGGTGGTGGTGACGGCGAGCCTGGGCGGCGAGATCAGGGTGTACCAGAACTTCGGGATGCCGCTGGGGATCAGAGGGCAGAGCAATCGCTTCCACTA